A section of the Bifidobacterium sp. ESL0728 genome encodes:
- a CDS encoding YifB family Mg chelatase-like AAA ATPase — MAIGTAMSVGLVGLKANAIQMQAFISPGLPYFSIIGLPDTSLSEARERVKSACQASGFSWPETRVTVNLSPASLPKRGSSHDLAIAVSVLSAAGVIPHDCLADTVVLGELNLDGSVLPVTGVLPIALYAREHGIDQIIVPERNLDEAELVEGLNVIGIRHLGELIELMGGEAKYHINETHIPADQTTNDDEANLAPPVGDMAEVIGQERTKWALQVAAAGGHHLLMTGPPGSGKTMLASRVPGIMCPLNEQEQLEVASIRSLCGTLPNYGISDVPPFEAPHHTASTASLVGGGSGIATPGAITRAHRGVLFMDEAPEFSPRALQTLREPLESGYVALSRSKGTTYYPANFQLIMAANPCPCGYGYGDGSRCTCKEKDRIRYFSRLSGPILDRIDIQVEVPPVEHLMTQNSRPQTTSEQMRLKVTDARHAAQERFVAYHWTCNAQASGTWLRANTSKAALSLIDEALENERLSLRGADRALRLAWTLADLVGKSSPGHEEMMQGIALRTKES, encoded by the coding sequence ATGGCCATCGGGACGGCGATGTCGGTGGGCTTGGTGGGGCTTAAGGCCAACGCCATTCAGATGCAGGCCTTCATTTCGCCGGGACTGCCCTATTTCTCGATCATCGGCCTGCCGGACACCTCGTTGAGCGAGGCGCGTGAACGGGTGAAATCCGCGTGCCAGGCCAGCGGTTTCAGCTGGCCGGAGACAAGGGTGACGGTCAATCTCTCCCCTGCTTCCCTACCGAAACGCGGCTCCTCGCACGACCTCGCCATCGCCGTTTCCGTGCTCAGCGCTGCGGGCGTGATCCCCCATGATTGTCTGGCCGACACCGTCGTACTTGGCGAACTCAATCTCGACGGTTCGGTGCTTCCGGTCACCGGCGTTCTGCCGATTGCACTGTATGCTCGCGAACACGGCATCGACCAGATCATCGTGCCCGAGCGTAATCTCGATGAGGCTGAACTCGTTGAGGGGCTCAACGTCATCGGCATACGCCACTTGGGCGAACTCATCGAGCTGATGGGCGGCGAAGCCAAATACCACATCAACGAAACTCACATCCCTGCCGATCAAACAACCAACGACGACGAGGCAAACCTCGCTCCACCGGTCGGCGACATGGCTGAAGTCATCGGGCAGGAACGCACCAAATGGGCGCTCCAAGTGGCTGCTGCAGGCGGTCATCATCTTCTGATGACCGGCCCTCCCGGCTCCGGCAAGACCATGCTCGCCTCACGCGTGCCCGGCATCATGTGTCCGTTGAACGAACAAGAACAACTTGAGGTCGCCTCGATCCGTTCGCTGTGCGGAACCTTGCCGAACTACGGCATCAGCGACGTGCCGCCGTTCGAAGCCCCGCACCACACGGCCTCAACGGCATCACTGGTCGGCGGCGGATCAGGCATCGCCACTCCGGGAGCCATCACGCGCGCCCATCGCGGGGTGCTTTTCATGGACGAGGCACCCGAGTTCTCGCCACGCGCGCTACAGACCTTGCGCGAACCGTTGGAATCCGGGTATGTGGCTCTTTCACGTTCCAAAGGCACGACCTACTATCCGGCCAATTTCCAGCTCATCATGGCGGCGAACCCATGCCCATGCGGCTACGGATACGGCGACGGTTCACGATGCACCTGCAAGGAAAAGGACCGGATCCGTTATTTCTCAAGGCTTTCCGGCCCGATTCTCGACCGCATCGACATACAGGTGGAAGTACCACCCGTGGAACATCTGATGACGCAGAACTCACGGCCACAGACCACCAGCGAGCAGATGAGACTCAAGGTCACCGACGCCAGACATGCCGCCCAAGAACGTTTCGTCGCCTACCACTGGACCTGCAACGCGCAAGCCTCAGGCACATGGCTGAGAGCAAACACCTCGAAGGCCGCGCTCAGCCTCATCGACGAAGCCTTGGAGAACGAACGGCTGAGTCTGCGCGGAGCCGACCGTGCGTTGCGTCTGGCATGGACGCTAGCGGATCTCGTTGGCAAATCCTCGCCGGGCCATGAGGAAATGATGCAGGGCATCGCCCTGCGAACGAAGGAGTCATGA
- a CDS encoding YraN family protein produces MDTQISTTQRRRAATCFGGDTHVDDGIALNDTDLNDTASVGLLAELEEELVIPDISAKQLGKVGEQYAAAWLAELGWHVLSRNWSTRFGELDIIMMTPEYIVVFVEVKTRRTQRYGTPQEAITPHKQANLHHAAALWLAGPGKSIRRTGIRFDAMSILLEGNRPRVQHIPGAF; encoded by the coding sequence ATGGACACACAAATTTCAACAACGCAACGGCGTCGGGCCGCCACCTGCTTTGGCGGCGACACCCATGTAGACGACGGCATCGCCTTGAATGACACCGACCTCAACGACACGGCCTCGGTCGGTCTGCTGGCCGAGCTTGAAGAGGAACTGGTCATTCCCGATATCTCGGCCAAACAACTTGGGAAAGTCGGCGAACAATACGCTGCGGCATGGCTGGCTGAGCTCGGCTGGCACGTTTTGAGCAGAAACTGGAGCACCCGGTTCGGTGAGCTCGACATCATCATGATGACCCCGGAGTACATCGTGGTATTCGTCGAGGTGAAGACACGGCGGACGCAACGCTATGGAACACCTCAGGAAGCCATAACCCCGCATAAGCAAGCCAATCTGCATCATGCGGCCGCACTTTGGCTGGCGGGTCCAGGCAAATCGATACGGCGAACCGGCATTCGTTTCGACGCCATGTCCATCCTGCTGGAAGGCAACAGGCCCAGAGTCCAGCATATTCCGGGGGCGTTCTGA
- a CDS encoding pyridoxamine kinase: MQEDTTLYERDPKYIPRVAAVHDMCGYGKCSLTAAIPILSACGCDVCPVPTALFSAHTKFPVYTFHDTTDMLSGYLDAWQKVGVELDGIYSGFLGSAEQVDIIKRMYREYPKALRLVDPVMGDGGQMYPTYSKEMCDAVKTLVDGADVLMPNLTEASILTGRDYPGQNLSEDEATDWVGALLDMGAKNVVLKGIDRNDGKLRNFVGSAKAGASSRIELAHDKLPYMIHGTGDAFASALCGAVMAGKTLGESAQVAGEFVRHAMESTRNQPDFEERGVSFELNLGELTGLVG; encoded by the coding sequence ATGCAAGAAGATACGACGCTCTATGAGCGCGACCCCAAATATATCCCCCGCGTTGCGGCAGTGCACGACATGTGCGGCTACGGCAAATGCTCGCTGACCGCTGCGATCCCGATTCTTTCGGCGTGCGGCTGCGACGTGTGCCCGGTGCCGACGGCCCTGTTTTCGGCGCACACCAAGTTCCCGGTCTATACCTTCCACGACACCACGGATATGCTTTCCGGCTATCTGGACGCGTGGCAGAAGGTGGGCGTCGAGCTTGACGGCATCTATTCCGGATTCCTCGGTTCGGCCGAGCAGGTGGACATCATCAAGCGTATGTACCGCGAATACCCCAAGGCGCTGCGGCTGGTCGACCCCGTGATGGGCGACGGCGGGCAGATGTACCCCACGTATTCCAAGGAAATGTGTGACGCGGTCAAGACGCTTGTGGACGGCGCGGACGTGCTGATGCCAAACCTCACCGAGGCCAGCATTTTGACCGGACGCGACTACCCGGGACAGAATCTGAGCGAAGACGAGGCGACCGACTGGGTCGGCGCGTTGCTTGACATGGGCGCGAAGAACGTCGTATTGAAGGGCATCGATCGCAATGACGGAAAGCTGCGCAACTTCGTGGGCAGTGCAAAGGCCGGGGCTTCCTCGCGCATCGAGCTAGCGCACGACAAGCTCCCCTACATGATCCACGGCACCGGCGACGCCTTCGCTTCGGCGCTGTGCGGCGCGGTGATGGCCGGCAAGACGCTCGGAGAATCGGCACAGGTGGCCGGCGAATTCGTACGTCACGCCATGGAATCCACGCGCAACCAGCCCGATTTCGAAGAGCGCGGCGTGAGCTTCGAACTCAACCTCGGCGAGCTGACCGGGTTGGTCGGCTGA
- a CDS encoding O-acetylhomoserine aminocarboxypropyltransferase/cysteine synthase family protein: protein MTDETTPKKYHFETLQLHVGQEEADPATDARAVPIYATTSYVFHDFDHAEARFALQDPGNIYGRLTNSTEDVFEKRMAALEGGTAALALASGAAAVEAALRNITQTGDHIVSSSHIYGGTFNLMRHTLPRDGITTTFVDPADPQNFEDAIQENTKLVYFETFGNPNADLPDFEAISKIAHKHNLPVFVDNTFATPYLFRPLENGADIVVESATKFIGGHGTTLGGVIVEGGHFNWAAVPGKFPTLTEPDPSYHGMNFYEALGETTFVTRARAIFLRDTGACISPFAAWLLLQGTETLSLRVERHVQNALKVVEYLQTVPEVESVSHPSIPGRVDHELYEKYFPNGAGSIFTFDIKGGKDAARVFINNLHLFSLLANVADVKSLVVHPASTTHAQETREELESQGIHQGTIRLSIGTEYIDDILDDLKGGFEAVRASGLAK from the coding sequence ATGACCGACGAGACCACACCGAAAAAGTACCATTTCGAGACCCTCCAGCTGCACGTGGGCCAGGAGGAGGCCGACCCGGCCACCGACGCCCGCGCCGTACCTATCTACGCCACCACCAGCTACGTCTTCCACGACTTCGACCACGCCGAGGCGCGTTTCGCCCTGCAGGATCCGGGCAACATCTACGGACGCCTGACCAACTCCACCGAGGACGTCTTCGAAAAGCGCATGGCCGCGCTCGAAGGTGGCACCGCGGCACTCGCTTTGGCCAGTGGTGCGGCGGCGGTCGAGGCCGCGTTGCGCAACATCACGCAGACCGGCGACCACATCGTCTCCTCCTCGCACATCTACGGCGGCACCTTCAACCTGATGCGCCACACCCTGCCGCGCGACGGCATCACCACTACCTTCGTCGACCCGGCCGATCCGCAGAACTTCGAGGACGCCATCCAGGAGAACACCAAGCTCGTCTACTTCGAGACTTTCGGCAACCCGAACGCCGACCTGCCCGATTTCGAGGCCATCTCCAAGATTGCCCACAAGCACAACCTGCCGGTCTTCGTCGACAACACCTTTGCCACCCCGTACCTCTTCCGCCCGCTGGAGAACGGTGCGGACATCGTCGTGGAATCAGCCACCAAGTTCATCGGCGGCCACGGCACGACGCTCGGCGGCGTTATTGTTGAGGGTGGCCACTTCAACTGGGCCGCGGTGCCGGGCAAATTCCCGACCCTGACCGAGCCGGATCCGTCTTATCACGGCATGAACTTCTATGAGGCGTTGGGCGAGACCACGTTCGTCACCCGTGCCCGCGCCATCTTCCTGCGTGACACCGGCGCCTGCATCAGCCCGTTCGCCGCGTGGCTCTTGCTGCAGGGCACCGAAACGCTGTCGTTGCGTGTCGAACGCCATGTCCAGAACGCGCTCAAGGTGGTCGAATACCTGCAGACCGTCCCCGAGGTCGAGTCCGTCTCGCATCCCTCGATTCCCGGCCGCGTCGACCATGAGCTTTACGAGAAGTACTTCCCGAACGGCGCCGGCTCGATCTTCACCTTCGACATCAAGGGTGGCAAGGATGCGGCACGCGTCTTCATCAACAACCTGCACCTCTTTAGCCTGCTCGCCAACGTCGCGGACGTGAAGAGCCTCGTCGTTCACCCGGCCTCCACCACCCACGCCCAGGAAACTCGCGAGGAACTGGAAAGCCAGGGCATCCACCAGGGCACCATCCGCCTGTCGATCGGCACCGAATACATCGATGACATTCTTGACGACCTGAAGGGTGGTTTCGAGGCCGTTCGCGCCTCCGGCCTCGCCAAGTAA
- a CDS encoding ABC transporter ATP-binding protein — MDLVKDYGKGENVVHALRNVNVGFEKGKFTAIMGPSGSGKSTMMHTLAGLDSVTSGKVILGGQDITKMNDNQLTMLRRNEIGFIFQSFNLLPMFTAEQNILMPLTLAGAKVDRKWFNTLVETLGLTQRLKHRPNELSGGQQQRVAIARALISKPQVVFADEPTGNLDSVSSAEVLSFLKRSVREFGQTVVMVTHDAVAASYADRAIVFADGRIVADEQHPTAEHMSDLLMEESERAARQSAAPTMDQLMNGKPRHAQVAQ, encoded by the coding sequence ATCGATCTGGTCAAGGACTATGGCAAGGGCGAGAACGTCGTGCACGCGTTGCGCAATGTCAACGTCGGCTTTGAAAAGGGCAAGTTCACCGCCATCATGGGCCCTTCCGGTTCCGGCAAATCCACGATGATGCATACGCTCGCCGGCCTCGATTCCGTCACGAGCGGCAAGGTCATCCTCGGCGGGCAGGACATCACCAAGATGAACGACAACCAGCTGACGATGCTGCGCCGCAACGAGATCGGCTTCATCTTCCAGAGCTTCAACCTCCTGCCGATGTTCACCGCCGAGCAGAACATCCTCATGCCCCTGACGCTCGCCGGTGCCAAGGTCGACAGGAAATGGTTCAACACGCTGGTCGAAACCCTTGGCCTCACCCAGCGCCTGAAGCACCGCCCGAACGAGCTTTCCGGCGGCCAGCAGCAGCGCGTCGCCATCGCCCGCGCCTTGATTTCCAAGCCGCAGGTGGTCTTCGCCGACGAACCGACCGGCAACCTCGACTCCGTTTCCAGCGCTGAGGTGTTGAGTTTCCTTAAACGTTCCGTACGCGAGTTCGGCCAGACCGTGGTCATGGTCACGCACGATGCGGTGGCCGCCTCCTACGCCGACCGCGCCATCGTCTTCGCTGACGGCCGTATTGTGGCCGATGAACAACATCCCACCGCCGAGCACATGAGTGACCTCTTGATGGAGGAAAGCGAACGCGCCGCCCGCCAGAGCGCGGCACCCACGATGGATCAGCTGATGAACGGCAAGCCCCGGCATGCACAAGTCGCGCAATGA
- a CDS encoding FtsX-like permease family protein: MFSVTLKLMKKSGKMLIPAGIAILIGTAFIAATFLFGNSMDDSLRTQLTSRFMQADYVATLKGSNGSDSSTYSDDAPPTVGTFKAGEIAKVDGVTATQSVVYGDGHVKKGDDSSTTMYGLGSSSSRLQPVEVVKGHSPLKTNEAAIPEKMADKMHLKVGDTFKLTLSEGGSSNAPTANATLVGLTRDQNGSYTVYGGVTLVSPQVLTKLYDVNSFNDVPSNGLLINVDPAKTGTAIPQVKQILGKKMSVDTRQHIGDEEMKSLSANGSSPVKIFLMVFGILAMFVAALVIANTFQVMIAQRRRTLALLRTIGAKKGQLYRSVLFEAGVLGLIASVLGILVAIGLMALLGVTKAGSINGQAMRIIVTWPVIVVPLAFGIVMTVLASIGSARSATAVTPLEALRPIEVTDTRKAGRVRGVLGALMIVLGVVCCALGASRMPSIINTPSPGDGSDTTYEYALFSAMGGCALLFIGLAITATFWLPVLMRGIGALVAHIGPSANIANANIQKNPRRVAATGVALLIGVTLVSTIATGAACGKQTMDSTLDSHYSVDMVAEGNGLTKHTADKVAKVKGISDTLYLPTATANVKGKNLSVLLVGVSDKQALQKVMHTDISSGTIAPGTVLAPLDNAQTGEKLSFANNTVEFTNVGKNGSKNHVNLPEMKVTQVDYRKLASMYSMVVFVDQSTLANSNVKTDGHMLLTKFDTNAASVTDTFDAVQSALGSTDGINVSGPIADRVTWDTQIDTIMKVLIALLAVAVLIALIGVANTLSLSVIERTRESATLRAIGMTRGQLKRSLACEALLISLVSGVVGVILGTAFGWLGSYMVFSLYGKTAYLFDWKFNGAVLLIAALAALVSSIFPARRAVKTPPVAALAEA, encoded by the coding sequence ATGTTCTCAGTAACACTCAAACTTATGAAAAAGAGCGGGAAGATGCTCATTCCCGCCGGCATCGCCATCCTCATCGGCACCGCGTTCATTGCCGCGACCTTCCTGTTCGGCAACTCGATGGACGACTCGCTGCGCACACAGCTGACCTCGCGGTTCATGCAGGCCGACTACGTCGCGACGCTGAAAGGCTCGAACGGCAGCGATAGTAGCACATACAGCGATGATGCCCCGCCGACAGTCGGTACTTTCAAAGCCGGCGAAATCGCCAAGGTCGATGGTGTCACCGCCACGCAGTCTGTGGTCTACGGCGACGGCCATGTCAAGAAGGGTGACGATTCCTCGACCACCATGTATGGCCTGGGTTCCAGCAGCAGCAGGCTTCAGCCCGTCGAAGTGGTCAAAGGTCACAGCCCGCTCAAAACCAATGAAGCCGCCATCCCCGAGAAGATGGCCGACAAGATGCATCTGAAGGTCGGCGATACGTTCAAACTCACCCTTTCCGAGGGTGGTTCCAGCAATGCTCCTACCGCCAACGCGACATTGGTGGGGCTGACCCGCGACCAGAACGGCAGCTATACCGTCTATGGCGGCGTCACCTTGGTCTCGCCGCAGGTGCTGACGAAACTCTATGATGTGAATTCCTTCAACGACGTTCCTTCCAACGGTTTGCTTATCAACGTCGACCCGGCCAAAACCGGAACTGCCATACCGCAGGTCAAGCAGATCCTCGGCAAGAAGATGAGCGTCGACACCCGTCAGCATATCGGTGACGAGGAGATGAAGTCCCTGAGCGCCAATGGCAGTTCGCCCGTGAAGATCTTCCTTATGGTCTTCGGCATCTTAGCGATGTTCGTGGCGGCTTTGGTCATCGCCAACACCTTCCAGGTCATGATTGCCCAGCGCCGTCGCACCCTTGCTTTGCTGCGCACCATCGGTGCCAAGAAAGGCCAGCTTTACCGTTCCGTGCTTTTTGAAGCTGGTGTACTGGGCCTTATCGCTTCCGTTCTCGGCATTCTCGTGGCCATCGGGCTCATGGCGCTGCTGGGCGTCACGAAGGCCGGAAGTATCAACGGTCAGGCGATGCGCATTATCGTCACCTGGCCGGTCATCGTGGTGCCGCTGGCTTTCGGCATCGTCATGACGGTGCTCGCCTCCATTGGCTCTGCGCGTTCCGCTACTGCTGTTACCCCGCTTGAGGCGCTGCGTCCGATCGAAGTCACCGATACTCGCAAGGCAGGTAGGGTGCGCGGTGTGCTCGGCGCTCTGATGATCGTGCTCGGTGTGGTCTGCTGCGCGCTCGGCGCGAGCCGCATGCCTTCCATCATCAACACCCCATCACCGGGCGACGGCAGTGACACCACTTACGAATATGCGCTGTTCTCTGCCATGGGCGGCTGCGCACTGCTCTTCATCGGCTTGGCCATCACCGCCACATTCTGGCTGCCTGTTCTGATGCGCGGCATCGGCGCGTTGGTCGCTCACATCGGTCCGTCCGCCAACATCGCCAACGCGAACATCCAGAAGAACCCGCGTCGCGTCGCTGCAACAGGCGTCGCCCTGCTGATCGGTGTCACTTTGGTCTCCACCATTGCCACCGGCGCCGCCTGTGGCAAGCAGACCATGGATTCCACGCTCGACTCGCATTACAGTGTCGATATGGTTGCCGAAGGCAACGGCCTGACCAAGCACACAGCGGATAAGGTTGCCAAGGTCAAGGGCATCTCGGATACCCTCTACCTGCCCACCGCCACAGCGAATGTCAAAGGCAAGAATCTCAGCGTTCTTTTGGTCGGCGTCAGCGACAAGCAGGCTCTGCAAAAAGTGATGCACACGGATATTTCCTCCGGCACCATCGCACCTGGTACTGTGCTTGCGCCACTCGATAACGCCCAGACCGGCGAGAAGCTGAGTTTTGCGAACAATACCGTCGAATTCACCAATGTCGGCAAGAACGGTTCCAAGAATCATGTCAATCTGCCTGAAATGAAGGTCACGCAGGTCGATTACCGCAAGCTCGCCAGCATGTATTCCATGGTCGTCTTCGTCGACCAGTCGACACTCGCCAATAGCAACGTCAAAACCGACGGCCATATGCTCCTGACCAAGTTCGATACGAATGCGGCAAGTGTCACCGATACGTTCGACGCCGTGCAGAGTGCCCTGGGTTCCACCGACGGCATCAACGTCTCCGGCCCGATCGCCGACCGTGTCACGTGGGACACGCAGATCGACACCATCATGAAGGTGCTGATCGCCCTGCTCGCCGTCGCCGTGCTCATCGCGCTGATCGGCGTGGCCAACACGCTGAGCCTGTCGGTGATCGAACGCACCCGCGAATCCGCCACCCTACGCGCCATCGGCATGACGCGCGGCCAGCTCAAGCGCTCCCTGGCCTGCGAGGCGCTCCTGATCTCGCTGGTCTCCGGTGTGGTCGGCGTCATCCTCGGCACGGCGTTCGGCTGGCTCGGCTCCTACATGGTCTTCAGCCTCTACGGCAAGACGGCCTACCTCTTCGACTGGAAGTTCAACGGTGCGGTGCTCTTGATCGCCGCGCTCGCCGCCCTGGTCTCAAGCATCTTCCCGGCCCGTCGTGCGGTCAAGACTCCGCCGGTGGCCGCGCTCGCCGAAGCGTAG
- a CDS encoding response regulator transcription factor, whose product MSETQPIRVLIADDQELVRAGFAMVIDSQDDMEVVGQASNGAEAVTLSLDLKPDVVLMDVRMPGTDGIEATKLIIDAERKTDSIDATTKVSDSNTKNGENRANNITTSASDSLAETAIPSRKTHVIILTTFDLDEYVMSAIDAGASGFLLKDTEPETLLSSIRTVYQGNAIIAPSATKRLIEKMVDGELGATRAAAKGSENTVNGGNAQNTGNLNNASIHHNGSLGNTNNADYSNTINNSNTASSTDYDNSNVQVPRQAANNAQIPQPNNGNAPLPYHDPAVDTLTDREREVLVEIAHGLSNQEIADKLCISLPTVKTHVAHILQKTYSRDRVQAVVFAYDNKLV is encoded by the coding sequence ATGAGTGAAACACAGCCTATCCGAGTCCTTATCGCCGATGATCAGGAGCTGGTGAGGGCGGGTTTCGCCATGGTCATCGATTCGCAGGACGATATGGAAGTGGTCGGTCAGGCCTCCAACGGCGCCGAAGCGGTGACGCTCAGCCTCGATCTGAAGCCGGATGTGGTGTTGATGGACGTGCGTATGCCCGGCACCGACGGCATCGAGGCCACGAAACTGATTATCGATGCGGAACGCAAGACGGATTCCATAGACGCCACAACAAAAGTGTCGGACAGTAATACAAAAAATGGCGAGAATCGGGCCAACAACATCACAACATCGGCATCAGACTCGCTAGCAGAAACCGCTATCCCCTCCAGAAAAACCCACGTCATTATTCTGACCACGTTCGATCTGGACGAATACGTGATGAGCGCCATCGATGCAGGCGCTTCAGGATTCCTATTGAAGGACACCGAGCCGGAAACACTGTTGTCTTCGATTCGCACGGTCTATCAGGGCAACGCCATCATCGCGCCAAGCGCCACCAAACGGCTTATCGAAAAGATGGTCGACGGCGAGCTCGGGGCGACGCGGGCCGCAGCAAAGGGTTCCGAGAATACCGTCAATGGTGGAAATGCTCAAAATACCGGCAATCTCAACAATGCCAGTATTCATCACAACGGAAGTTTAGGTAATACAAATAATGCCGATTACTCCAACACAATAAATAACAGCAATACCGCCAGTAGTACCGACTACGACAATTCCAACGTTCAAGTTCCACGGCAAGCCGCCAACAATGCGCAGATTCCTCAGCCAAATAATGGCAACGCACCACTTCCCTACCACGATCCGGCTGTCGATACACTGACCGACCGCGAGCGCGAAGTGCTGGTCGAAATCGCGCATGGCCTGTCCAACCAGGAAATCGCCGACAAGCTGTGCATCAGCCTGCCGACCGTCAAAACCCACGTTGCCCACATCCTGCAGAAGACCTATTCGCGCGACCGCGTGCAGGCCGTCGTCTTCGCCTACGACAATAAGCTCGTCTGA